A stretch of Prosthecodimorpha staleyi DNA encodes these proteins:
- a CDS encoding lipase family protein: protein MAFNPLTSAFTADNAAALFEASALAYEDNAGFKAGIVKTFGQIDDHRLIESAFDTQAHLFKVPDATVIAFRGSQEFLDWLVDLDALAVRFVPEGAAHQGFMNSIWRAYPAIHDAIAQSQGERRSLWLTGHSLGGALAQLCAALFTIPQSPNVSPSGVAGVYTFGQPRVGDRLMAGLCDEAFGKVHFRVVNGADIVTRLPPRQPPVGTLWPIPSYQHAGREVRIGAGGIADPRIASLLDQSEFPVGKIFAEILRNPFALRTRAKELGELFNAGTAKARRLDLLKTLGFDFGPEPILDHLITSYRAALAEAIRSGTLKVAT from the coding sequence ATGGCGTTCAATCCGCTCACATCCGCCTTCACCGCCGACAATGCCGCCGCGCTCTTCGAGGCCAGCGCGCTGGCTTATGAGGACAATGCCGGCTTCAAGGCCGGCATCGTCAAGACGTTCGGCCAGATCGACGATCATCGGCTGATCGAAAGTGCCTTCGATACCCAGGCACATCTGTTCAAGGTGCCGGACGCGACGGTGATCGCCTTTCGCGGCTCCCAGGAATTTCTCGACTGGCTGGTCGATCTCGATGCGCTCGCGGTCCGCTTCGTACCGGAAGGCGCCGCCCATCAGGGCTTCATGAACTCGATATGGCGCGCATACCCTGCCATCCACGATGCGATCGCCCAGTCCCAGGGTGAACGCCGCAGCCTCTGGCTGACCGGGCACAGCCTCGGCGGCGCCCTGGCGCAGCTTTGTGCGGCGCTTTTCACCATCCCCCAATCGCCCAATGTCAGTCCGTCCGGCGTCGCCGGGGTCTATACCTTCGGCCAGCCGCGTGTCGGCGACCGCCTGATGGCCGGATTGTGCGACGAAGCCTTCGGCAAGGTCCATTTCCGGGTGGTCAACGGCGCCGATATCGTGACGCGTCTGCCGCCCAGGCAACCGCCGGTCGGCACCCTCTGGCCGATCCCGTCCTACCAGCATGCCGGGCGCGAGGTGCGAATCGGCGCAGGGGGCATTGCGGACCCGCGTATCGCCTCGCTGCTCGATCAGAGCGAGTTCCCGGTCGGAAAGATCTTCGCCGAAATCCTGCGCAACCCGTTTGCGCTGCGCACGCGCGCCAAAGAACTCGGCGAACTCTTCAATGCCGGGACCGCGAAGGCGCGCCGGCTCGATCTTTTGAAGACCCTCGGGTTCGATTTCGGTCCCGAGCCGATCCTCGACCACCTGATCACGAGCTATCGGGCTGCCCTCGCAGAGGCGATCCGATCGGGCACGCTCAAGGTCGCGACC